One part of the Rhodospirillales bacterium RIFCSPLOWO2_02_FULL_58_16 genome encodes these proteins:
- a CDS encoding glucose-6-phosphate dehydrogenase, which produces MATSQLLPVDTFDLVVFGGAGDLALRKLLPALYHRYRGQQIDGASRIIAVSRRNLTSEDFREQALAALKRFVGDNDRDEKSLACFLSQVFFIPVDAMSDSGWADLAQVLAAGENKVRAFYLAVTPDIYGQICRRIGAAGLVNERTRIVLEKPIGKDLATAHAINEAVGAFFKEHQIFRIDHYLGKETVQNLMALRFANALFEPLWNAAHIDHVQITVAELIGVEGRGDFYDTVGALRDILQNHLLQLLCLVAMEPPMLADANTVRDEKLKVLKALRPFNEARTGQFTVRGQYSTGASGGGAVPGYADEIKAQNSLTETFVAIRADIDNWRWAGTPFYLRTGKRMAAHLSEIIITFRPVPHSIFGETAGQALANKLVIRLQPNEGVKLWLMIKDPGPSTMRLKYVPLDMSFAQLFRVRCPDAYERLLMDVIRGDATLFMRRDEVEAAWDWIDPIFAAWAARSDAPKLYTAGTWGPSASIALIERDGRTWHEE; this is translated from the coding sequence ATGGCGACGAGTCAGCTTCTTCCCGTCGATACGTTTGACCTTGTCGTATTCGGCGGCGCCGGCGATCTTGCGTTGCGCAAGCTGTTGCCCGCGCTTTATCACCGCTATCGGGGCCAACAAATCGACGGCGCCAGCAGGATCATCGCCGTTTCCCGCCGTAACCTGACCAGCGAGGACTTCAGGGAACAGGCCTTGGCCGCGTTAAAACGCTTTGTCGGCGACAATGACCGCGACGAGAAATCGCTGGCTTGTTTCCTAAGTCAGGTTTTCTTCATTCCGGTCGATGCGATGAGCGATTCCGGGTGGGCCGACCTTGCGCAGGTTCTGGCGGCCGGCGAGAATAAAGTCAGAGCTTTTTACCTTGCCGTCACGCCGGACATCTATGGGCAAATCTGCCGGCGCATCGGCGCCGCCGGTCTGGTCAACGAGCGCACCCGCATCGTCCTTGAAAAGCCGATAGGAAAAGACCTGGCGACGGCCCACGCCATCAACGAGGCGGTCGGCGCGTTCTTCAAAGAGCATCAGATTTTCCGCATCGACCACTATCTGGGCAAGGAGACGGTGCAAAACCTGATGGCGCTGCGCTTCGCCAACGCGCTGTTCGAGCCGCTGTGGAACGCCGCCCATATCGATCATGTCCAGATAACGGTCGCCGAATTGATCGGCGTCGAGGGCCGGGGTGATTTTTACGACACCGTCGGCGCTTTGCGCGATATCCTGCAAAATCACCTGTTGCAGCTTCTCTGTCTGGTGGCGATGGAGCCGCCCATGCTGGCCGACGCCAATACCGTCCGCGACGAAAAGCTTAAGGTGCTGAAGGCGCTTCGCCCCTTCAATGAGGCCAGGACCGGACAATTCACCGTGCGCGGCCAATATTCGACCGGCGCTTCCGGCGGCGGCGCGGTTCCCGGCTACGCGGATGAGATCAAGGCGCAAAACAGCCTGACCGAGACCTTCGTGGCGATCAGGGCGGATATTGATAACTGGCGATGGGCGGGGACGCCGTTCTATTTGCGAACCGGCAAGCGCATGGCCGCCCATTTGTCGGAAATCATCATTACCTTTCGACCGGTTCCCCATTCCATCTTCGGTGAAACGGCGGGACAGGCCCTCGCCAACAAGCTGGTCATTCGGCTTCAGCCGAACGAAGGCGTAAAACTCTGGCTGATGATCAAGGATCCGGGACCGAGCACCATGCGCCTCAAGTATGTTCCGCTGGACATGAGTTTCGCTCAGTTGTTTCGCGTTCGCTGCCCCGACGCCTACGAACGCCTGTTGATGGACGTTATCCGGGGCGACGCGACGCTTTTCATGCGCCGCGACGAAGTCGAGGCGGCATGGGACTGGATCGATCCGATTTTCGCCGCCTGGGCGGCGCGCAGCGACGCGCCTAAATTATATACGGCGGGAACCTGGGGACCGAGCGCCTCAATCGCCCTTATCGAGCGGGACGGACGCACCTGGCATGAAGAATAA
- a CDS encoding CoA-transferase has product MTENAGPLSGIRILDLSRVLAGPYCTQLLGDLGADVIKIEKPGVGDETRRWGPPYLKGKDGADTSESAYYLSCNRNKRSAAIDISRPEGSALVRRLLASCDVLIENFKVGGLKKYSLDYEGLKGDFPRLVYCSITGFGQTGPYAGFPGYDFIAQGMGGIMDVTGAADGPPTKTGVAIADIMCGMYASTAVLAALHRRDREGVGQYIDLSLLDTQVAWLANVGVNYLTSGEAPVRLGNAHPNIVPYQTFEASDGPFILAVGNDAQFRTFCGFAGRSELADDERFAVNAERVRRRRTLIPILEEIIRRRPRRHWLDGLTDLNVPCGPVNAVPEVFNDPQVIHREMAIAMTHPLAGNDAVNLIGNPIKLSGSKTNYRRPPPTLGEHTDEVLTELLGMDGDELAKLRAGGVI; this is encoded by the coding sequence ATGACCGAAAACGCCGGTCCCCTAAGCGGAATTCGCATCCTCGACCTGAGTCGGGTTCTGGCCGGGCCTTACTGCACCCAGCTTCTCGGCGATCTCGGCGCCGATGTCATCAAGATCGAAAAGCCGGGCGTCGGCGACGAAACCCGCCGCTGGGGTCCGCCCTACCTCAAGGGCAAGGACGGCGCGGATACCTCGGAAAGCGCCTACTACCTGAGTTGCAACCGCAACAAACGCTCGGCGGCCATCGACATCTCCAGACCGGAAGGAAGCGCCCTGGTCCGTCGTCTGCTGGCGTCCTGCGACGTTCTGATCGAGAATTTCAAGGTCGGAGGATTAAAGAAATACAGCCTGGACTACGAAGGACTGAAGGGCGATTTCCCACGGCTTGTTTATTGCTCGATTACGGGCTTCGGCCAGACCGGGCCTTACGCCGGGTTTCCCGGCTATGACTTTATCGCCCAGGGGATGGGCGGGATCATGGACGTCACCGGCGCCGCCGACGGCCCGCCGACCAAGACCGGCGTCGCCATCGCCGACATCATGTGCGGGATGTACGCCTCGACCGCCGTCCTTGCGGCGCTTCACCGGCGTGACCGGGAAGGCGTCGGCCAATACATCGACCTGTCGTTGCTTGATACCCAGGTGGCGTGGCTGGCCAACGTCGGGGTTAATTATTTAACGTCGGGGGAGGCGCCGGTTCGCCTCGGCAACGCTCATCCCAATATCGTCCCCTACCAGACGTTCGAGGCAAGCGACGGCCCCTTCATCCTTGCCGTCGGCAACGACGCTCAATTCAGAACATTCTGCGGGTTCGCCGGGAGATCGGAACTGGCGGATGACGAACGCTTTGCCGTTAACGCCGAACGGGTGCGCCGCCGCCGAACGCTGATCCCCATCCTCGAAGAAATAATCAGGCGCCGTCCCCGCCGCCATTGGCTTGACGGCCTGACCGATCTGAACGTGCCTTGTGGTCCGGTCAATGCCGTCCCGGAAGTTTTCAACGACCCCCAGGTCATCCACCGTGAGATGGCGATAGCCATGACTCACCCTCTGGCCGGGAACGACGCCGTAAACCTGATCGGCAACCCGATAAAGTTGTCGGGGAGCAAGACGAACTACCGCCGTCCGCCGCCGACGCTCGGCGAGCATACGGATGAGGTGCTGACGGAGCTTCTCGGCATGGACGGCGACGAATTGGCGAAATTGCGCGCCGGGGGAGTTATCTGA
- a CDS encoding DNA mismatch repair protein MutL, with protein MIRRLPENLVNRIAAGEVVERPASAVKELVENSIDAGASRIAIIMKDGGRILISVTDDGLGMSADELELAVERHATSKLADDDLIRISTLGFRGEALPSIGAVSRLSIVSRPPGASSAWAISVEGGARGAVRPAAMGPGTRVEVRDLFYATPARLKFLKAPRTEFGHAVETINRLAMAHPEIGFTLNDGVRDVVKLAAAQGRLLDARLERLSAVMGRDFADNALPVDAEREGLRLSGYVGLPTLNRGNASMQFLFVNNRPVRDKLLYGAVRGAYRDFLAADRYPLAALFLDVPPEMVDVNVHPAKTEVRFRDAGMVRGLIVGAVSQALAGAGHRTSTIISTAALGAARPWPTPYHPSRGMAERSAAFHAPLPHLKTTPQAPAMVEETHGNYPLGVARAQIHRTYIVAQSDDGIIIVDQHAAHERLIHEQIKKASANGGAPRQGLLIPEVVELDEAAVSRLAAHADELLALGLAVEAFGPGAVVVREAPAMLGEADLQGLVKDLADDLAEFSEALAFKERLGKVAATMACHSSVRAGRALNGEEMNALLREMEATPHSGQCSHGRPTYVELKLADIEKLFGRR; from the coding sequence ATCATCCGCCGTCTGCCCGAAAATCTGGTCAACCGCATCGCCGCCGGCGAGGTGGTGGAAAGGCCGGCCTCGGCGGTCAAGGAGTTGGTGGAAAACAGCATCGACGCCGGGGCGTCGCGCATCGCAATCATCATGAAGGACGGCGGGCGCATCCTGATTTCGGTCACCGACGACGGCCTGGGCATGAGCGCCGATGAACTGGAGCTGGCGGTGGAGCGTCACGCCACTTCCAAGCTGGCCGACGATGACCTGATCCGCATTTCCACCCTCGGCTTTCGCGGCGAGGCGCTGCCTTCCATCGGCGCCGTCAGCCGGCTTTCCATTGTCAGCCGTCCGCCCGGCGCCTCCTCCGCCTGGGCCATTTCGGTGGAGGGCGGCGCCAGGGGCGCGGTCCGGCCGGCGGCGATGGGTCCGGGAACCCGCGTCGAGGTCCGCGACCTGTTTTACGCGACCCCGGCCCGACTCAAGTTCCTGAAAGCTCCGCGCACCGAGTTCGGCCACGCCGTCGAGACCATCAACCGTCTGGCCATGGCCCATCCCGAGATCGGCTTTACCCTGAACGACGGCGTACGCGACGTTGTCAAGCTGGCCGCCGCTCAGGGCCGACTGCTTGACGCCCGCCTGGAAAGACTGAGCGCCGTCATGGGCCGCGATTTTGCCGACAACGCCCTGCCCGTTGACGCCGAGCGGGAAGGCCTGCGCCTCAGCGGGTATGTCGGATTGCCGACGCTGAACCGGGGCAACGCCTCCATGCAGTTCCTGTTCGTCAACAATCGCCCGGTGCGCGATAAACTGTTGTACGGGGCGGTGCGCGGGGCCTACAGGGATTTCCTGGCGGCGGATCGTTACCCGCTGGCGGCGCTGTTTCTGGATGTCCCGCCCGAGATGGTGGACGTCAATGTCCATCCGGCCAAGACCGAGGTGCGTTTCCGCGACGCCGGCATGGTGCGCGGGTTGATCGTCGGCGCCGTCAGCCAAGCCCTGGCCGGAGCCGGACACCGCACTTCGACCATAATCTCAACGGCGGCTCTCGGCGCCGCCCGGCCATGGCCGACGCCCTATCATCCGTCTCGCGGCATGGCCGAAAGGTCTGCCGCTTTCCATGCCCCTCTGCCCCATCTGAAAACGACGCCCCAGGCCCCGGCCATGGTTGAGGAGACGCACGGGAATTACCCCCTGGGGGTGGCGCGGGCGCAGATACACCGGACCTATATAGTCGCCCAGAGCGACGACGGCATCATCATCGTCGATCAACACGCGGCTCACGAGCGGCTGATCCATGAACAGATAAAGAAGGCGTCGGCCAACGGCGGAGCGCCTCGCCAGGGATTGCTGATCCCCGAAGTGGTGGAACTGGACGAAGCCGCCGTTTCCCGCCTTGCCGCCCACGCCGATGAATTGCTGGCGCTGGGCCTGGCCGTCGAGGCTTTCGGTCCCGGCGCCGTGGTGGTGCGCGAGGCTCCGGCCATGCTCGGCGAGGCCGATCTTCAGGGGCTGGTCAAGGATCTGGCCGACGATCTGGCGGAGTTCAGCGAGGCGTTAGCCTTCAAGGAGCGCCTGGGCAAGGTGGCGGCGACCATGGCCTGCCACTCCAGCGTACGCGCCGGGCGCGCGCTCAACGGCGAGGAAATGAACGCCTTGCTGCGCGAGATGGAGGCGACGCCTCACTCCGGCCAATGCAGCCACGGCCGCCCCACCTATGTGGAGCTGAAACTGGCCGACATCGAAAAACTGTTCGGCAGAAGATGA
- a CDS encoding phosphogluconate dehydratase — protein sequence MALNDRVREVTNKMAERSRYARAAYLDRIRAANKSGVGRKVLSCGNLAHGFAACGVADKAALREDAAPNLAIITAYNDMLSAHQPFERFPRLIKEAAREAGGVAQVAGGVPAMCDGVTQGQAGMELSLFSRDVIAMSAAVALSHNMFDGAIFLGVCDKIAPGMVIAALSFGHLPAVFAPAGPMPSGLPNDEKAKVRQLYAEGKIGRDKLLEAEAKSYHGPGTCTFYGTANSNQMLMEIMGLHLPGASFVNPDTPLRDALTKEAAKRALAISALSDNYTPVGEMIDEKAIVNGVVGLLATGGSTNHTLHLVAMAAAAGIRLDWDDFSALSEVVPLLARVYPNGPADVNHFHAAGGMGFVIGELLDAGLLHQDVRTVWGTGLDGYRTEPKIDGKGVVRWTKAASRSHDKNILRPVSDPFQADGGIKILSGNIGRAVIKTSALAPGCRAVKAPAVVFDSQEDLLAAFKANKLNRDFVGIVRFQGPRANGMPELHKLTPALGIIQDLGYKVALVTDGRMSGASGKVPAAIHVTPEAANGGAIAKVRDGDMICLDSIAGKLDVLVDDKEWAARTPAGHDPAASGFGTGRELFAAFRAAVGSAERGASVFGDVE from the coding sequence ATGGCGCTTAACGACCGAGTCAGGGAAGTCACGAACAAGATGGCGGAGCGCAGCCGCTATGCGCGCGCCGCCTATCTGGATCGCATCCGCGCCGCCAATAAATCAGGAGTGGGCCGTAAGGTTCTTTCCTGCGGCAATCTTGCGCACGGGTTCGCCGCCTGCGGCGTTGCCGACAAGGCCGCGCTCAGGGAAGACGCGGCGCCGAACCTGGCCATTATCACCGCCTATAACGACATGCTGTCCGCCCATCAGCCGTTTGAACGCTTTCCCCGACTTATCAAGGAGGCGGCGCGGGAGGCGGGAGGAGTGGCCCAGGTGGCCGGCGGCGTCCCCGCCATGTGCGACGGCGTTACCCAAGGTCAGGCCGGGATGGAACTGTCGCTCTTTTCCCGCGACGTGATCGCCATGAGCGCGGCGGTCGCGCTTTCCCACAATATGTTCGACGGAGCGATTTTCCTCGGCGTGTGCGACAAGATCGCGCCGGGGATGGTGATCGCCGCCCTCAGCTTCGGCCATTTGCCGGCGGTCTTCGCGCCCGCCGGGCCGATGCCTTCCGGTCTCCCCAATGACGAAAAAGCCAAGGTCCGCCAACTTTACGCCGAAGGCAAGATCGGCAGGGACAAGCTGCTGGAGGCGGAAGCCAAATCCTATCACGGGCCGGGAACCTGCACCTTTTACGGCACGGCCAATTCCAACCAGATGTTGATGGAGATCATGGGCCTTCATCTTCCCGGCGCCTCTTTCGTCAATCCCGATACGCCGCTGCGCGACGCGCTGACCAAGGAAGCCGCCAAGCGGGCGCTGGCCATTTCAGCGTTAAGCGATAACTACACTCCGGTCGGCGAAATGATCGACGAGAAGGCGATAGTCAACGGCGTGGTCGGACTCCTTGCCACCGGCGGCTCGACCAACCATACGCTTCACCTTGTCGCCATGGCGGCGGCGGCGGGAATCCGGCTTGACTGGGATGATTTTTCGGCCCTTTCCGAGGTCGTGCCGTTACTGGCCCGCGTTTATCCGAACGGCCCCGCCGACGTCAATCACTTCCATGCCGCCGGCGGCATGGGTTTCGTGATCGGCGAATTGCTGGATGCCGGTCTTCTTCATCAGGATGTGCGAACGGTATGGGGAACCGGGCTTGACGGCTATCGCACGGAACCGAAGATCGACGGCAAAGGAGTCGTCCGCTGGACCAAGGCCGCGTCCCGCAGCCATGATAAAAATATTCTTCGGCCCGTCTCCGATCCGTTTCAGGCCGACGGCGGCATCAAGATTCTTTCCGGAAATATCGGTCGCGCCGTTATCAAGACCTCGGCGCTTGCGCCCGGTTGCCGCGCCGTCAAGGCGCCGGCTGTCGTCTTTGACTCCCAGGAAGACCTGCTGGCCGCCTTCAAGGCGAACAAGCTCAATCGCGACTTCGTCGGCATCGTTCGTTTTCAGGGGCCGCGAGCCAACGGAATGCCGGAATTGCACAAGCTGACTCCCGCCCTCGGCATCATTCAAGACCTCGGCTACAAGGTGGCGCTGGTCACCGATGGACGGATGTCCGGCGCCTCCGGCAAAGTCCCGGCGGCGATTCATGTAACCCCCGAAGCGGCGAACGGCGGAGCCATCGCCAAGGTGCGTGACGGCGACATGATTTGCCTCGACAGCATCGCCGGAAAGCTGGATGTGCTGGTCGATGATAAAGAATGGGCGGCGCGTACGCCGGCAGGCCATGACCCGGCGGCAAGCGGCTTTGGAACAGGCCGGGAATTGTTCGCCGCCTTCCGCGCCGCCGTCGGCAGCGCCGAGCGCGGCGCAAGCGTATTCGGAGACGTGGAATGA
- a CDS encoding chemotaxis protein CheR has product MSQENFNFIRELVMARSGLVLKEEKKYLVESRLRPVAGKHGLEDHHALINFVRFNKDEGLINEIIDAMTTNETFFFRDGSPFVIFRDLILPHVMKKNAAARSFRIWCCAASTGQEPYTLAMILRETAPQLAGWTCDIVATDISRESLKRARSGIYTQFEVQRGLPMQMLVKYFRNKTEMWEIDSSLRAMVDFREFNLLDDFTSLGVFDIVFCRNVLIYLEMDAKTDILGRIAERMPKDGFLFLGSSETVLGISDAFRLIPDMPGVYSACPVGGPAQAAR; this is encoded by the coding sequence ATGAGTCAGGAAAATTTCAACTTCATCCGCGAACTGGTTATGGCGCGTTCAGGATTAGTCCTGAAAGAGGAAAAAAAGTATCTGGTTGAAAGCCGCCTCCGCCCGGTGGCCGGCAAACACGGCCTGGAAGATCACCACGCCCTGATCAATTTTGTCCGCTTCAACAAGGATGAGGGCCTCATCAACGAAATCATCGACGCGATGACGACCAATGAGACCTTCTTTTTTCGCGACGGCTCGCCGTTTGTTATTTTTCGTGATTTGATTCTGCCCCATGTCATGAAGAAGAATGCCGCCGCCAGATCATTCCGCATATGGTGCTGCGCCGCGTCCACCGGTCAGGAGCCTTATACGCTGGCGATGATTCTCCGGGAAACGGCGCCGCAACTGGCGGGCTGGACCTGTGATATCGTCGCCACCGATATTTCCAGGGAATCGCTGAAAAGGGCGCGATCCGGCATCTACACCCAGTTCGAAGTGCAACGGGGCTTGCCGATGCAGATGCTGGTTAAATACTTCAGGAACAAGACCGAGATGTGGGAGATAGATTCCTCATTGCGCGCCATGGTCGATTTCAGGGAATTCAACCTGCTGGATGATTTTACGTCCCTCGGCGTTTTCGATATTGTGTTTTGCCGAAATGTTCTGATCTACTTGGAGATGGACGCCAAAACGGATATTTTGGGAAGAATCGCCGAAAGAATGCCGAAGGACGGATTCCTTTTTCTCGGCAGTTCAGAGACGGTATTGGGCATTTCGGACGCTTTCAGGTTAATCCCCGATATGCCGGGGGTCTATTCCGCCTGTCCGGTCGGAGGTCCGGCTCAAGCCGCAAGATAG
- a CDS encoding keto-deoxy-phosphogluconate aldolase (catalyzes the formation of pyruvate and glyoxylate from 4-hydroxy-2-oxoglutarate; or pyruvate and D-glyceraldehyde 3-phosphate from 2-dehydro-3-deoxy-D-glyconate 6-phosphate), whose product MNHKQDVLEIILRLAPVIPVLIVHDPKTAAPLARALVAGGLKAIEVTLRTAGALDAVRAIAEEVEGAVPGVGTVLDAEQLAAAEKAGARFAVSPGSSPKLLDAADDYALPLLPGAATASEAMALLERGYRLQKFFPAEAIGGVACLKLLASPLPRILFCPTGGITAVKAKDYLALDNVICVGGSWVAPAEAVGAGDWPAVEALARNAAALR is encoded by the coding sequence ATGAATCACAAGCAGGATGTCCTGGAGATAATTCTCAGACTCGCTCCGGTTATTCCGGTGCTGATTGTCCATGACCCGAAGACGGCGGCGCCTCTCGCCCGCGCCCTGGTCGCCGGCGGACTCAAGGCCATCGAGGTGACTCTGCGCACGGCGGGGGCGCTTGATGCGGTCAGGGCCATCGCCGAAGAAGTCGAAGGCGCGGTTCCCGGCGTCGGCACCGTCCTTGACGCCGAGCAATTGGCGGCGGCGGAAAAGGCCGGCGCCAGGTTCGCCGTCTCTCCCGGCAGTTCGCCAAAGTTGCTTGATGCCGCCGACGATTACGCTCTTCCGCTTCTGCCGGGAGCGGCGACGGCTTCCGAGGCCATGGCCCTGCTTGAACGAGGGTATCGCTTGCAGAAATTCTTTCCCGCCGAGGCGATCGGCGGCGTCGCCTGTCTGAAACTGCTCGCCTCGCCCTTGCCGCGCATATTGTTCTGCCCAACCGGCGGCATTACCGCCGTCAAAGCGAAAGACTATCTGGCCCTGGACAACGTGATCTGCGTCGGCGGCTCATGGGTCGCGCCGGCGGAGGCGGTTGGCGCCGGCGATTGGCCGGCTGTCGAAGCCTTGGCCCGCAACGCCGCCGCCCTCAGATAA
- a CDS encoding 6-phosphogluconolactonase — MDVNLVRHNFADGEELAEALAEAVGSDLAAAIKARGNAVLAVSGGVTPKRFLIELGRRAVDWSKVMVTLVDDRWVEATDERSNERLVRENLLCGRAAAASFTGLHVDVESPEQGLDEVRRKIASLSLPFDAAVIGMGADGHTASYFPGGDALAEAINPVGKHLVVALRAEGANEPRITLTLPVLLAARSLYLHIEGAGRARVLEAALGDGPIEEMPIRAVLRNVVRPLAVYYAPQG; from the coding sequence ATGGACGTTAATCTTGTCCGCCACAATTTTGCCGACGGCGAGGAGTTGGCCGAGGCGCTGGCCGAAGCGGTCGGCTCCGACCTCGCCGCCGCAATCAAGGCGCGGGGAAACGCCGTGCTGGCCGTTTCCGGCGGTGTAACGCCCAAGCGCTTCCTGATTGAACTCGGTCGCCGCGCCGTTGATTGGTCGAAGGTGATGGTGACGTTGGTCGATGACCGATGGGTGGAGGCGACCGATGAACGCTCCAATGAACGGCTGGTGCGGGAAAATCTGCTGTGCGGTCGCGCGGCGGCGGCGTCTTTCACCGGCCTCCATGTAGACGTAGAAAGCCCGGAACAGGGGCTTGACGAGGTCAGACGCAAAATAGCTTCCTTGTCCCTGCCGTTTGACGCGGCGGTTATCGGCATGGGGGCCGACGGTCACACCGCGTCGTACTTTCCGGGAGGCGACGCCCTGGCCGAGGCGATCAATCCGGTCGGAAAACATCTGGTTGTCGCCTTGCGGGCCGAGGGCGCAAACGAGCCGCGCATCACGCTCACCCTTCCCGTATTGCTGGCGGCGCGATCACTTTACCTGCATATTGAAGGAGCGGGTAGGGCGCGAGTGCTGGAAGCCGCGCTCGGCGACGGCCCGATTGAAGAAATGCCGATCCGCGCCGTATTGCGAAATGTCGTTCGCCCGCTTGCCGTCTATTACGCACCACAAGGATAA